One stretch of Streptomyces sp. A2-16 DNA includes these proteins:
- a CDS encoding LysR family transcriptional regulator translates to MEHQQRSQPRSSPSSDTEDMVMLLAPRLAQFAGVARTEHVTRAAQELDVPQSTLSRAMVRLEHDLGVDLFARIGRTVSLTPAGRTFLASVERALAEIQRAADEVRADADPATGKVAFGFLHTMGSETVPGLIRAFRADHPRVRFSLVQNYGEAMIERLRAGELDLCLTSPVPDAPDLVARRLDEQKLRLVVPTDHPLAARRRVRLAEAAEEHFVTLEPGYGLRRITDDLCQEAGFKPRIAFEGEEAETLRGLVAAGLGVALLPPPAFPRPGVAELTVTAPRAVREIGVAWLDGHPDTPPVAAFKKFLLSRRGNLLP, encoded by the coding sequence ATGGAGCATCAGCAGAGGTCACAGCCGCGGTCGTCACCGTCCAGTGACACAGAAGACATGGTGATGTTGCTGGCCCCGCGGCTCGCCCAGTTCGCGGGGGTCGCCCGCACCGAGCACGTCACCCGTGCCGCCCAGGAGCTGGACGTCCCCCAGTCGACGCTCTCCCGGGCCATGGTCCGCCTCGAACACGACCTCGGCGTCGACCTGTTCGCCCGCATCGGCCGCACGGTCTCCCTGACCCCCGCAGGCCGCACCTTCCTCGCCTCCGTCGAACGTGCCCTCGCCGAGATCCAGCGGGCCGCCGACGAGGTCCGCGCCGACGCCGACCCGGCCACCGGCAAGGTCGCCTTCGGCTTTCTGCACACCATGGGCTCGGAGACGGTCCCCGGCCTCATCCGGGCCTTCCGCGCCGACCACCCGCGCGTCCGCTTCAGCCTGGTCCAGAACTACGGCGAGGCGATGATCGAGCGCCTGCGCGCGGGCGAGCTGGACCTGTGCCTGACCTCGCCGGTCCCGGACGCCCCCGACCTCGTCGCCCGTCGCCTCGACGAACAGAAGCTGCGGCTCGTGGTCCCCACCGACCACCCCCTCGCGGCGCGCAGGCGGGTGCGCCTCGCCGAGGCCGCCGAGGAGCACTTCGTCACCCTGGAACCCGGCTACGGCCTCCGTCGCATCACCGACGACCTCTGTCAGGAGGCCGGCTTCAAGCCGAGGATCGCCTTCGAGGGGGAGGAGGCGGAGACCCTGAGGGGCCTGGTGGCGGCCGGGCTCGGGGTCGCGCTGCTCCCTCCGCCGGCCTTCCCCCGCCCAGGGGTGGCGGAGCTGACGGTCACCGCGCCACGAGCGGTACGGGAGATCGGGGTCGCCTGGCTGGACGGTCACCCGGACACGCCCCCGGTGGCCGCCTTCAAGAAGTTCCTGCTGTCGAGAAGGGGCAACCTGCTGCCCTGA
- the afsQ1 gene encoding two-component system response regulator AfsQ1, which translates to MPSLLLIEDDDAIRTALELSLTRQGHRVATAATGEDGLKLLREQRPDLIVLDVMLPGIDGFEVCRRIRRTDQLPIILLTARNDDIDVVVGLESGADDYVVKPIQGRVLDARIRAVLRRGERESTDAASFGSLVIDRAAMTVTKNGEDLQLTPTELRLLLELSRRPGQALSRQQLLRLVWEHDYLGDSRLVDACVQRLRAKVEDVPSSPTLIRTVRGVGYRLDTPQ; encoded by the coding sequence GTGCCTTCCCTGTTGCTGATCGAGGACGACGACGCCATCCGTACGGCCCTGGAGCTGAGCCTCACGCGCCAGGGTCACCGGGTTGCCACCGCTGCCACCGGCGAGGACGGCCTCAAACTGCTGCGTGAGCAGCGGCCGGACCTGATCGTGCTGGACGTGATGCTGCCCGGTATCGACGGGTTCGAGGTGTGCCGGCGCATCCGGCGCACGGACCAGCTGCCGATCATCCTGCTGACCGCGCGCAACGACGACATCGACGTGGTGGTCGGGCTGGAGTCCGGCGCCGACGACTATGTGGTCAAGCCGATCCAGGGGCGGGTCCTGGACGCCCGGATCCGGGCCGTGCTGCGGCGCGGTGAACGCGAGTCGACCGACGCGGCGAGCTTCGGCTCCCTGGTCATCGACCGCGCGGCCATGACCGTGACGAAGAACGGCGAGGACCTCCAGCTCACCCCGACCGAGCTCAGGCTGCTCCTGGAGCTGAGCCGGCGGCCCGGCCAGGCGCTGTCCCGCCAGCAGTTGCTGCGGCTCGTGTGGGAGCACGACTACCTCGGCGACTCGCGTCTGGTGGACGCCTGTGTGCAGCGGCTGCGCGCCAAGGTCGAGGACGTGCCGTCGTCCCCGACGCTGATCCGTACCGTGCGGGGTGTGGGCTACCGGCTGGACACGCCTCAGTGA
- a CDS encoding VanZ family protein, translating to MQRQGFVGGNAALRVRVAGGALLVAHLAFVAWFTLRPLDVPWVVPANLHPFAGIRADLALGGREAARRIGEGFVLLAPLGFLLPLVHGRLWASPLGSLIRTCAAGALISLGIELLQTGVPGQVVDIDSLFLNTAGVALAHLALVPAVRHSLRRRTEHRRRTAVRQEEPAQGRTPTIPRVGIAP from the coding sequence GTGCAGCGTCAAGGCTTCGTCGGCGGCAATGCCGCCCTTCGCGTCCGTGTGGCAGGAGGTGCCCTCCTGGTCGCACACCTCGCGTTCGTCGCCTGGTTCACGCTGCGGCCGCTGGACGTGCCGTGGGTCGTCCCGGCCAACCTGCACCCCTTCGCCGGGATCCGCGCCGACCTCGCCCTCGGCGGGCGGGAGGCGGCCCGCCGGATCGGCGAGGGATTCGTTCTGCTGGCTCCGCTCGGCTTCCTGCTCCCGCTGGTGCACGGCCGCCTGTGGGCGTCCCCCCTCGGTTCCCTGATCCGCACCTGCGCCGCGGGCGCGCTGATCTCCCTGGGCATAGAGCTGCTCCAGACCGGCGTCCCCGGTCAGGTCGTCGACATCGACTCCCTGTTCCTGAACACCGCGGGCGTGGCTCTCGCGCACCTCGCGCTGGTGCCGGCGGTGCGCCACTCGCTCCGCCGCAGGACCGAGCACCGGCGGCGCACCGCCGTCCGCCAGGAGGAGCCGGCTCAGGGTAGGACCCCGACGATTCCCAGGGTCGGGATCGCACCGTAG
- a CDS encoding alpha/beta hydrolase — protein MAQQATPVRSARLGRTLGPEPAAVSGVVLLLPGGDENSLRRPASMRLPSAIRALGRRLARAGHSEGLAAHLVHYRYRGWNGSEAHLAHDATWAADEVVRRYGDVPVSLVGVDMGARAALRAGGHEAVNSVVAVAPWLPEEDVAATPEPVKQLVGRRVLFVHGTNDQQTDPELSFRLASRAKKANREVCRFEVHSDGHGLHQYRAEVQALTEDFVMGALFGRALSRPVQDALAAPPPLGLRMPLASGFGRRR, from the coding sequence ATGGCACAGCAAGCGACGCCGGTTCGCAGCGCCCGACTGGGCAGGACACTCGGCCCGGAGCCGGCGGCGGTGAGCGGGGTGGTGCTGCTCCTTCCGGGCGGCGACGAGAACTCTCTGCGCAGACCCGCCTCGATGCGACTCCCCTCCGCCATCCGGGCGTTGGGACGGCGGCTGGCACGCGCGGGGCACTCCGAAGGGCTCGCGGCCCACCTGGTGCACTACCGCTATCGCGGGTGGAACGGCAGCGAGGCGCATCTCGCGCACGATGCCACCTGGGCAGCCGACGAGGTCGTACGGCGTTACGGCGACGTCCCGGTGTCCCTGGTCGGCGTCGACATGGGCGCGCGGGCCGCACTGCGGGCGGGCGGGCACGAGGCCGTCAACTCCGTGGTGGCGGTGGCTCCTTGGCTGCCCGAGGAGGATGTGGCGGCCACCCCCGAACCGGTGAAGCAGCTCGTGGGGCGGCGGGTGCTGTTCGTGCACGGGACCAACGACCAGCAGACGGACCCCGAGTTGTCGTTCCGGCTCGCGTCCCGGGCGAAGAAGGCGAACCGGGAGGTGTGCCGGTTCGAGGTGCACTCCGACGGACACGGGCTGCATCAGTACCGGGCCGAAGTGCAGGCGCTGACCGAGGACTTCGTGATGGGTGCGCTGTTCGGGCGGGCCTTGTCGCGGCCGGTTCAGGACGCCCTCGCCGCCCCGCCGCCGTTGGGGTTGCGGATGCCGCTGGCCTCAGGGTTCGGGCGTCGGCGGTAG
- a CDS encoding aldehyde dehydrogenase family protein has translation MSEKSEQQRLSVLKTYKLYVGGKFPRSESGRVYEVSDSKGKWLANAPQSSRKDARDAVVAARKAVGGWAGATAYNRGQVLYRVAEMLEGRRAQFVHEVADAEGLSKSRAAEQVEATIDRWVWYAGWTDKIAQVVGGGNPVAGPYFNLSSPEPTGVVVVLAPQESSFLGLVSVVAPVIATGNTAVVVASERSPLPALSLGEVLATSDVPGGVVNVLSGRTAEIATPLASHQDVNAIDLAGADEVLAKELEIAAADNLKRVLRPQPVDDWAATPGIDRMTAFLETKTVWHPTGSLGASGSSY, from the coding sequence ATGTCTGAGAAGTCCGAGCAGCAGCGACTGTCCGTCCTCAAGACCTACAAGCTGTACGTCGGGGGCAAGTTCCCCCGCTCCGAAAGCGGCCGGGTGTACGAAGTGAGCGACTCGAAGGGCAAGTGGCTGGCCAACGCGCCGCAGTCCAGCCGCAAGGACGCCCGTGACGCGGTCGTCGCCGCGCGCAAGGCGGTCGGCGGCTGGGCGGGCGCGACGGCGTACAACCGCGGCCAGGTCCTCTACCGCGTGGCGGAGATGCTGGAGGGCCGCAGGGCGCAGTTCGTCCACGAGGTGGCCGACGCCGAGGGCCTGTCCAAGTCGAGGGCGGCCGAGCAGGTCGAGGCGACGATCGACCGCTGGGTCTGGTACGCGGGCTGGACCGACAAGATCGCCCAGGTGGTCGGGGGCGGCAACCCGGTCGCGGGCCCGTACTTCAACCTGTCCTCGCCGGAACCGACGGGTGTGGTCGTGGTCCTGGCCCCGCAGGAGTCGTCGTTCCTGGGCCTGGTCTCGGTGGTGGCCCCGGTGATCGCGACGGGCAACACCGCTGTGGTGGTGGCCTCGGAGCGGTCCCCGCTCCCCGCCCTCTCCCTGGGCGAGGTCCTGGCCACCTCCGACGTCCCCGGAGGCGTGGTCAACGTCCTCTCGGGCCGTACGGCGGAGATCGCCACCCCGCTGGCGTCCCACCAGGACGTCAACGCGATCGACCTGGCGGGCGCGGACGAGGTCCTCGCGAAGGAACTGGAGATCGCGGCGGCGGACAACCTGAAGCGGGTCCTGCGTCCACAGCCTGTGGACGACTGGGCGGCGACACCCGGCATCGACCGCATGACGGCGTTCCTGGAGACGAAGACGGTCTGGCACCCGACGGGGTCGCTGGGGGCGTCCGGCTCCTCGTACTGA
- a CDS encoding MFS transporter — MPASTEASTRVGAVPPASASVDSRLTPGGPGYRRMSFALFLAGVATFALLYSTQALLPLISGEFGVAASEASWTVAAATGGLALFVLPMSALSERFGRRTVMTASLAVAVTVGILVPFAPSLPALVVLRAVQGAALAGLPASATAYLAEEVRPKALVTAIGLFVAGNSVGGMSGRVITGWVAQEWGWRVAVGVIGALAVACAVAFRLLLPAPKHFVAGSLKPRVLLGTVRAHLGDPLLRRLYAIGALFMTVFGGVYTVIGYRLTEAPFGLPQGIIGSIFLVYLVGTVSASTAGRLVGRLGRRGALYAAGGTTAAGLLLSLAGSLWLVLLGLVLITGGFFAGHAVASSAVSKTATHGRAQASALYQSAYYIGSSAGSTVGALAFHAGGWAGTVGVGLLAVLGVVSITVLGTRAARTQQRLATA; from the coding sequence ATGCCTGCCAGTACCGAGGCGTCCACCCGCGTGGGCGCCGTACCCCCCGCCTCTGCCTCCGTCGACTCCCGTCTGACCCCGGGCGGACCCGGCTACCGCCGGATGAGCTTCGCCCTCTTCCTCGCCGGTGTCGCGACCTTCGCGCTGCTGTACTCGACGCAGGCCCTCCTCCCGCTGATCTCGGGCGAGTTCGGGGTCGCGGCGAGCGAGGCGAGCTGGACGGTGGCGGCGGCGACCGGCGGTCTGGCGCTGTTCGTGCTGCCGATGAGCGCCCTCTCCGAGCGCTTCGGACGCCGTACGGTCATGACGGCCTCGCTGGCGGTCGCGGTGACGGTCGGGATCCTGGTCCCCTTCGCGCCCTCGCTGCCCGCGCTGGTCGTGCTGCGGGCGGTGCAGGGTGCGGCGCTGGCGGGACTGCCGGCCTCCGCGACGGCGTATCTCGCCGAGGAGGTCCGCCCGAAGGCGCTGGTCACGGCGATCGGACTGTTCGTCGCCGGCAACAGCGTGGGCGGGATGAGCGGCCGGGTCATCACCGGCTGGGTCGCTCAGGAGTGGGGCTGGCGGGTGGCCGTCGGGGTCATCGGGGCGCTCGCGGTGGCCTGTGCGGTGGCGTTCCGCCTGCTGCTCCCGGCGCCGAAGCACTTCGTGGCGGGTTCGCTGAAGCCGCGGGTGCTGCTGGGCACGGTCCGCGCACACCTCGGCGATCCGCTGCTGCGCCGCCTGTACGCCATCGGCGCGCTGTTCATGACGGTGTTCGGCGGCGTGTACACGGTGATCGGCTATCGCCTGACGGAGGCCCCGTTCGGGTTGCCGCAGGGCATCATCGGCTCGATCTTCCTGGTCTACCTGGTGGGCACGGTGTCCGCGTCGACGGCGGGCCGGCTGGTGGGCCGACTGGGCCGCAGGGGCGCGCTGTACGCGGCGGGCGGTACGACGGCGGCGGGTCTGCTGCTCTCCCTGGCCGGCTCGTTGTGGCTGGTCCTCCTCGGCCTGGTCCTGATCACCGGCGGGTTCTTCGCGGGGCACGCGGTGGCGTCCTCGGCGGTCAGCAAGACGGCCACCCACGGCCGCGCCCAGGCCTCGGCCCTCTACCAGTCCGCCTACTACATCGGCTCCAGCGCGGGCAGCACGGTCGGCGCGCTCGCCTTCCACGCGGGCGGCTGGGCCGGAACGGTAGGGGTCGGACTGCTGGCGGTGCTCGGCGTCGTGTCGATCACCGTCCTCGGAACACGTGCGGCCCGGACCCAGCAGCGGCTCGCGACGGCCTGA
- a CDS encoding PspC domain-containing protein — protein sequence MSRLARPTNGRMIGGVCAALARRFGTSATTMRVIFLVSCLLPGPQFLLYIALWILFPSEEKAQAAW from the coding sequence ATGTCCCGCCTTGCCCGCCCCACCAACGGCCGCATGATCGGCGGAGTGTGTGCCGCGCTGGCACGGCGCTTCGGCACCTCCGCGACCACCATGCGCGTGATCTTCCTGGTGTCCTGTCTGCTGCCGGGCCCGCAGTTCCTGCTCTACATCGCGCTGTGGATCCTGTTCCCCTCGGAGGAGAAGGCGCAGGCCGCCTGGTAA
- a CDS encoding SigE family RNA polymerase sigma factor, with translation MNTLHSTSTSAVITRLHDVNGGRGSDKSGAVSGRGCARGTGRQHTAYMSVVDTFTGESHGGSSYREDTGERRSLSEAEFTAYVQERRASLYATAYHLTGDRFEAEDLLQSALFSTYKAWDRISDKAAVGGYLRRTMTNLHISAWRRRKLNEYPTEELPETPGDTDAMRGTELRAVLWQALARLPELQRTMLVLRYYEGRTDPEIAEILDISVGTVKSSIWRSLRRLREDEVLSFGRDEENAFGELVA, from the coding sequence ATGAACACGCTGCACAGCACCAGCACTAGCGCAGTGATCACGCGTCTCCACGACGTGAACGGGGGCCGGGGTTCAGACAAGTCCGGTGCCGTGAGCGGGCGGGGGTGCGCTCGCGGCACCGGGCGTCAGCACACCGCGTACATGTCGGTGGTTGACACCTTCACGGGGGAATCGCACGGGGGATCGTCGTACAGGGAGGACACGGGGGAGCGTCGTTCGCTGTCGGAGGCGGAGTTCACCGCCTACGTCCAGGAGCGCCGCGCCTCCCTGTACGCCACCGCCTACCACCTGACCGGTGACCGCTTCGAGGCCGAGGACCTGCTGCAGAGCGCGCTGTTCTCGACGTACAAGGCGTGGGACCGGATCAGTGACAAGGCCGCGGTCGGGGGCTACCTCCGCCGCACCATGACGAACCTGCACATCAGCGCGTGGCGCCGCCGCAAGCTGAACGAATACCCGACCGAGGAGCTGCCGGAGACGCCCGGCGACACGGACGCGATGCGCGGCACGGAGCTGCGCGCGGTCCTGTGGCAGGCGCTCGCCCGGCTGCCCGAACTCCAGCGCACGATGCTGGTCCTCAGGTACTACGAGGGCCGCACCGACCCGGAGATCGCGGAGATCCTCGACATCAGTGTCGGCACGGTGAAGTCCAGCATCTGGCGGTCCCTGCGCCGCCTGCGCGAGGACGAGGTCCTCAGCTTCGGCCGTGACGAGGAGAACGCCTTCGGGGAGCTCGTCGCCTGA
- a CDS encoding HAMP domain-containing sensor histidine kinase — translation MTEAQGGFRDWFAARKSVWSRLRFTSLRLRLVVVFGLVALTAAVSASGIAYWLNREAVLTRAQDAVLRDFQQEMQNRAGALPEDPTQDELQLAAGQMAGSSQRFSVLLVSSDADGKTVYGNSGALDGFTLQDVPVSLREAVNEKQSVNSANKYAYHLYWQRTVNHDTPYLVAGTRVIGGGPTGYMLKSLEPEAKDLNSLAWSLGIATGLALIGSALLAQAAATTVLKPVHRLGVAARRLGEGRLDTRLRVSGTDELADLSRTFNYAAEALEKRVEDMSARDDASRRFVADMSHELRTPLTAITAVTEILEEELEAESGSMDPMIEPAVRLVVSETRRLNDLVENLMEVTRFDAGTARLVLDDVDVADQITACIDARAWLDAVDLDAERGIHSRLDPRRLDVILANLIGNALKHGGSPVRVSVRAADDEVVIRVRDHGPGIPEDVLPHVFDRFYKASASRPRSEGSGLGLSIALENAHIHGGEITAENSPEGGAVFTLRIPRDASELAEQLMEAKKDGDGAKKGEA, via the coding sequence GTGACCGAAGCGCAAGGGGGGTTCCGCGACTGGTTCGCGGCTCGCAAGAGTGTGTGGTCACGGCTGCGTTTCACCAGTCTGCGGCTGCGTCTCGTCGTCGTCTTCGGCCTGGTGGCGCTGACCGCCGCCGTGTCCGCGTCCGGGATCGCCTACTGGCTCAACCGCGAGGCGGTGCTCACCCGCGCCCAGGACGCGGTCCTGCGGGACTTCCAGCAGGAGATGCAGAACCGCGCGGGCGCCCTGCCCGAGGACCCCACGCAGGACGAACTCCAGCTGGCGGCGGGACAGATGGCGGGCAGCAGCCAGCGCTTCAGCGTGCTGCTCGTGTCGTCCGACGCCGACGGGAAGACGGTGTACGGCAACTCGGGCGCCCTGGACGGCTTCACCCTCCAGGACGTGCCGGTCTCGCTGCGCGAGGCGGTGAACGAGAAGCAGTCCGTCAACTCCGCCAACAAGTACGCCTACCACCTGTACTGGCAGCGGACCGTGAACCACGACACCCCGTACCTGGTCGCCGGGACGCGGGTGATCGGCGGCGGCCCGACCGGGTACATGCTCAAGTCCCTGGAGCCGGAGGCCAAGGACCTCAACTCCCTGGCCTGGTCGCTGGGCATCGCCACCGGGCTGGCCCTGATCGGCTCCGCGCTGCTCGCGCAGGCCGCCGCGACGACCGTACTGAAACCGGTGCACCGGCTGGGCGTCGCCGCCCGGCGGCTCGGCGAGGGCAGGCTCGACACCCGGCTGCGAGTCTCCGGCACCGATGAACTCGCCGATCTCTCGCGGACGTTCAACTACGCGGCCGAGGCGCTGGAGAAGCGGGTCGAGGACATGTCGGCACGCGACGACGCCTCCCGGCGGTTCGTGGCGGACATGAGCCACGAGCTGCGCACTCCGCTCACCGCGATCACCGCCGTGACGGAGATCCTGGAGGAGGAGCTGGAGGCCGAGTCCGGCTCGATGGACCCGATGATCGAGCCGGCCGTGCGGCTGGTGGTCAGCGAGACCCGCAGACTGAACGACCTGGTCGAGAACCTGATGGAGGTCACCCGCTTCGACGCGGGTACGGCCCGGCTGGTCCTCGACGACGTCGACGTGGCCGACCAGATCACCGCGTGCATCGACGCGCGCGCGTGGCTGGACGCGGTGGACCTGGACGCGGAGCGCGGCATCCACTCCCGTCTGGACCCGCGCCGTCTGGACGTCATCCTGGCCAACCTGATCGGCAACGCCCTCAAGCACGGCGGCTCCCCCGTGCGGGTGTCGGTGCGCGCGGCGGACGACGAGGTCGTCATCCGGGTCCGCGACCACGGCCCCGGCATCCCCGAGGACGTGCTTCCCCATGTCTTCGACCGCTTCTACAAGGCCAGTGCCTCCCGCCCCCGCTCCGAGGGCAGCGGCCTCGGCCTCTCGATCGCCCTGGAGAACGCCCACATCCACGGCGGCGAGATCACCGCGGAGAACTCCCCCGAGGGCGGTGCCGTCTTCACGCTGCGGATTCCCCGGGACGCCTCGGAGCTGGCGGAACAGCTCATGGAGGCCAAGAAGGACGGCGACGGGGCGAAGAAGGGGGAGGCGTGA
- a CDS encoding DUF6281 family protein, translated as MTTALRFLAVALLAAVAGCTSDGDAASSCAGSVLYENREYLPAPEVGFTVGERLGTAEIPECDDTPSDPGVAVPEGTTGAYAVQGREPAEAIAVGDTPAGAKLMKVG; from the coding sequence ATGACAACTGCCCTGCGGTTCCTCGCGGTCGCGCTGCTCGCGGCCGTCGCCGGCTGCACGTCGGACGGCGACGCCGCGTCCTCGTGCGCGGGCTCGGTGCTCTACGAGAACCGCGAGTACCTACCGGCCCCGGAGGTCGGCTTCACCGTGGGCGAGCGATTGGGCACCGCCGAGATCCCGGAGTGCGACGACACCCCGAGCGACCCCGGGGTCGCCGTCCCCGAGGGCACGACCGGGGCGTACGCGGTCCAGGGGCGGGAGCCCGCCGAGGCCATCGCCGTCGGTGACACCCCGGCCGGGGCGAAGCTCATGAAGGTCGGCTGA
- a CDS encoding adenosine deaminase, which yields MTSQTDRMGNAPSSDQIRRAPKVLLHDHLDGGLRPGTIVDLARETGYAALPESDADRLGVWFREAADSGSLERYLETFSHTVGVMQTREALTRVAAECAEDLAEDGVVYAEVRYAPEQHLDKGLTLEEVVEAVNEGFREGERRARANGHRIRVGALLTAMRHAARALEIAELANRYRDLGVVGFDIAGAEAGYPPTRHLDAFEYLKRENNHFTIHAGEAFGLPSIWQALQWCGADRLGHGVRIIDDIQVHEDGTVKLGRLASYVRDKRIPLELCPSSNLQTGAASSYAEHPIGLLRRLHFRATVNTDNRLMSGTSMSREFEHLVDAFGYSLDDMQWFSVNAMKSAFIPFDERLAMINDVIKPGYAELKSEWLFQQTASTSGSVAEES from the coding sequence ATGACGAGCCAGACTGACCGGATGGGGAACGCCCCGAGCTCGGACCAGATCCGCCGGGCACCCAAGGTTCTGCTGCACGATCACCTCGACGGCGGGCTGCGCCCCGGCACGATCGTCGACCTCGCCCGGGAGACCGGGTACGCCGCTCTCCCCGAGAGCGACGCGGACCGGCTGGGCGTCTGGTTCCGCGAAGCCGCCGACTCCGGTTCGCTGGAACGGTACTTGGAGACCTTCTCGCACACCGTCGGCGTCATGCAGACCCGGGAGGCGCTGACGCGGGTGGCCGCCGAGTGCGCCGAGGACCTCGCCGAGGACGGCGTCGTCTACGCCGAGGTGCGGTACGCCCCCGAGCAGCATCTCGACAAGGGCCTGACCCTCGAAGAGGTCGTCGAGGCCGTCAACGAGGGCTTCCGGGAAGGTGAGCGCAGGGCCAGGGCGAACGGCCACCGCATCCGCGTCGGCGCCCTGCTCACCGCCATGCGGCACGCGGCCCGCGCCCTGGAGATCGCCGAACTCGCCAACCGCTACCGCGACCTGGGGGTCGTCGGCTTCGACATCGCGGGCGCCGAGGCCGGTTACCCGCCCACCCGGCACCTCGACGCCTTCGAGTACCTGAAGCGCGAGAACAACCACTTCACCATCCACGCCGGCGAGGCCTTCGGGCTGCCGTCCATCTGGCAGGCCCTGCAGTGGTGCGGCGCCGACCGTCTCGGGCACGGCGTGCGCATCATCGACGACATCCAGGTCCACGAGGACGGCACGGTCAAGCTCGGCCGGCTCGCCTCCTACGTCCGCGACAAGCGGATCCCGCTGGAGCTGTGCCCCAGCTCCAATCTCCAGACCGGGGCCGCGTCCTCGTACGCCGAGCACCCGATCGGGCTGCTGCGGCGCCTGCACTTCCGGGCCACCGTGAACACCGACAACCGGCTGATGTCCGGCACCAGCATGAGCCGGGAATTCGAGCACCTTGTCGACGCGTTCGGTTATTCGCTCGACGACATGCAGTGGTTCTCCGTCAATGCGATGAAATCAGCGTTCATTCCTTTCGATGAACGACTCGCGATGATCAATGACGTCATCAAGCCCGGATATGCCGAGCTGAAGTCCGAATGGCTGTTCCAGCAGACCGCCTCCACCAGCGGTTCTGTGGCCGAGGAGAGCTGA
- a CDS encoding uridine kinase yields MSSQPPIPTRVVLLCGPSGSGKSLLSARSGLPVLRLDDFYKEADDPTLPLVAGSSDIDWDHPASWDADTAVTAIVELCRTGRTKIPVYDISLSARTGEEAVEMDGTPLFIAEGIFAAEIVTRCRELGVLADALCLSRGPVRTFRRRFLRDLREGRKSVPFLLRRGWRLMRLERSIIARQTALGAHRCDKDEALVRLASAAGPRPAATPAV; encoded by the coding sequence GTGAGTTCCCAACCGCCCATACCGACGCGAGTCGTGCTGCTCTGCGGCCCCTCCGGCTCCGGCAAGTCCCTCCTCTCGGCCCGTTCCGGTCTTCCGGTCCTCAGGCTCGACGACTTCTACAAGGAGGCCGACGACCCGACGCTGCCGCTGGTGGCGGGGAGCTCCGACATCGACTGGGACCACCCCGCGTCGTGGGACGCGGACACCGCGGTGACGGCGATCGTGGAGCTGTGCCGCACGGGCCGTACGAAGATCCCCGTGTACGACATCTCGCTGAGCGCCCGCACCGGCGAGGAGGCCGTCGAGATGGACGGGACCCCGCTGTTCATCGCGGAGGGCATCTTCGCCGCCGAGATCGTCACCCGCTGCCGGGAGCTCGGGGTGCTGGCCGACGCGCTGTGCCTGAGCCGGGGGCCGGTGCGCACCTTCCGCCGCCGGTTCCTGCGGGATCTGCGCGAGGGCCGCAAGTCGGTACCGTTCCTGCTGCGCCGCGGCTGGCGGCTGATGCGTCTGGAGCGCTCGATCATCGCCCGCCAGACCGCGCTGGGCGCCCACCGCTGCGACAAGGACGAGGCTCTGGTCCGTCTCGCCTCGGCGGCGGGGCCCCGGCCGGCGGCGACTCCGGCGGTCTGA
- a CDS encoding ATP-binding protein encodes MKQSAAKTLGVAALGAAFAAAGAGAANAAPAVPDASQALGSVSQGLPTENVTKALPGAGEALAQAQPALGAGLAAAQPAAQKVLADGPTAPVAGLLGGLPVGKVLPGGGSGTGLNGLPLG; translated from the coding sequence ATGAAGCAGTCTGCTGCCAAGACCCTCGGTGTCGCCGCCCTCGGTGCCGCCTTCGCCGCCGCCGGCGCGGGTGCCGCGAACGCCGCTCCGGCGGTCCCGGACGCCTCTCAGGCGCTCGGCTCCGTCTCCCAGGGGCTCCCCACCGAGAACGTCACCAAGGCGCTGCCGGGTGCCGGTGAGGCGCTGGCGCAGGCCCAGCCGGCGCTCGGTGCGGGCCTCGCGGCCGCCCAGCCCGCCGCCCAGAAGGTGCTCGCCGACGGCCCGACCGCGCCCGTCGCCGGTCTCCTCGGCGGTCTGCCGGTCGGCAAGGTCCTGCCCGGCGGCGGCAGCGGCACCGGCCTGAACGGCCTTCCGCTCGGCTAG